The Obesumbacterium proteus DNA window CATCAGACGCGCCGCAATTTCCATTTCCCCCAGGATGTCACGTTTTTCATCGTCTTCCTCATCGCCCGTGCCGGCATCAAGCTCGGGCAGGGCTGACTCATCAATGACCAGCTCATCGGGTGAGGCCTGGAGCAACAGATGGGCATCGGTGAAGGGGGCCAGCGAGACACCTTTCCCCGGCTTCACACTGATTTTATTGACGGTCAGCCCCAGCGACTCACAGTAATCTGCAAACAACCCAAACGAGTTTCCCGCCTCCAGCAGGAATAACCGGGAACGGTGTACCGCCATCAGCTGAGACAGCGAAGCACAAAGCGTGGCCGATTTACCTGAGCCGGTTGGACCGAACAGCAACAGGTGTGCGTTCTGCGTGCGGTCATCTTTGTTCATCGGATCGAAGGTCAGCGGAGCGCCGCCGCGGTTGAAGAAGGAAAAACCCGGGTTACCGGTGCCGGTATCGCGGCCAAAAACCGGCAACAGGCATGCAAAATGCTGCACAAACGTCAGCCGGCTGTACCAGTGGTTTTTATCCACCGACGGGTTAAAGCACATCGGCATGGCACGCAGATATCCGTTCAGCGGAGCCACATCGTGCTCAGGATTTACCGGCTGCAGCCCGGCATTGAGCAGTTTGGCACTGATATCGAGATAGCGCTTATCGAGGCTGTTAAGGTCGGGCGCGCGCAGGAGAAACGTCAGCGCAGACCGGTACAGCTTATGCTGGTCGCCCAGGTATTCCCGGGCTTTTTTGGCATCCTCGCGGGCGCGGGTAGATTCAATATTTTCCCCCATGGCGTTGCGCCCCAGACGGCTGAATTCTTCTTCCAGCACATCCTGCGGTTGCACAATCAGCGTCATAGCAATCATGGTACCCTCCGGCATCAGGTCCATCAGGGTATTGATGTTCTCCCCCCGTCGGACTTCACCGGTCAGATGGCCCGTTTGCGGCGCGCGGCGTAAGCGTTCGACCGGCACGGCCTTATGAGCGACGTTATCAAACCACCATACTCCGCGCTCGGCATCGCTGCGCGGGCGCGTAAACCACAGGGTTTCGCTAAAATCATTCAGAATAGGCAGGCTGTCCGATTCGCCGTCGTCGTGCCGTGCAGCACGGTAAAGCACCTCGGGAGCCACCCACTGTGGACTCGGATTAAACCAACGCAGCAGCCAGCTGTGGATCTGCTCTCCGTTTTGTCGCTCACAGCGAATGCCGGCGCCGGCCAGCGCCGAGGTCAGCCGGTCACACACCTGATTAAGCAGGACGGCGGGCGGGAGCGGATCGCGGGCATTCTTCTCGACATAACGATAAATAACCATGCGCGTGCGACGGGTCTGACCACGCCAGGGCGCGCCGGTGACAATCTTGTCCTCAAAAAGCCCCTTTTCTACTGAAATGCTTTGCATATGTCGTTCAGTTTCGGCCAGCCAGGCGCGGGTAAACGGCGTCCCCTGTGCCCAAGGTTTGACATAGCCCCGCAGCTTATCCATATAGGCCGTCACGTCAGTTTCATCCTGACAGTAAAACTGCACTACCCACTGGTTCCCGTCGAGCTCCGGCAGGCTGTCCTGCAGCGCATCCTCCACCACGTCGCGGATTTCTTCCAGACGTTCGGCCGGACGTCCCTCCGTGCCCACAGGAATTACTTCAAACACGGCGCCGACGGACACGCCGTCATCGAGAAGCAGGCAGCGCCCCTCCGGGAGATATTCGCCCCAAGGCATATAATCAATAATCGACGGCTGCAGGCCATAGGCTCTGGCCTCATCGCTGTGGGTGAACCGCCCCTCACGGCTGAACGGCTCATGTCCCTCAACCGCGAAGGGTCCGTTGCCGGTAAGCTGTTCGTCTGAGGTATCGGGTTGACGACGAAACAGTGAAAACATTACAACTCTCCCGTGCGTTCGCCCGGCAGGGCATATTGGATCTGGCTGTAGAACGGAAACACCGTGCTGTATCCCGGCACCGGCGCATTGCCCTCGGCGATGTGCGGGTAAACGTACATCACCATGTCCGGATTGGGCAGGCGTGGAAACGTCTGCTGTATTTCATTTTCCTGCGTTCGGCTGTAACTTTCTGCCACCTGCGTTGATACGGTGCGTTCACTATCGTTGAGCGATCGGCGAAGCGTAGTGCGTCCTTCCCCGGTCGCGTGCGTCGTCGATGCACCATCATTCCACAACTCCAGCATGGTACTGTCGCCCGGGGGCAACATCGTGTCTTTACTGGTACTGCAGCCGCTCAGCAGCATAAGTACCCCTGCATACATCAGAAGTGTTCTTCTCTTTTTCATTCGCCTACCCGCCTTTCTTGTAGAGTTCATCCGCTGAAGCAAAGTCCTGAAAACAACGCAGTAAAAATCTGTCCAGCGCCTTTCGCTGAAGCTCTCCTGTGACACGCGGGATCCGTAATGCCGCAGCGGGCAGCCAAAGCTGCGCCGCCGCAGGCGTCGGGTCATTGACCAGCGCGACCATCCAGCTGAGTGAATTCTTTTTGCGGGGAGCGACCGGCCCCGGTCCACGACAGCACCACCACATCGGTTGCAGCACGCCAGAAAACAGCAGTGCACTCACTTCCTTCGCCCCGTGCCCTGCCACTGCAGGGGAGTGACAAACGGACTGCCAGGGCGTGACCTGATGCGTGATGAGTGAGAGAAACAATGCCTGTGCTGAGTCTGAAACCATCCCGACATCCCCCCTTAATCAAGACCGGTACCGGCCTGGCTCAGGCTAAAGCCATAGTTCACCTTGCGGCCCTTCTCTTCATAATCAATGGCAAGCTGTTTGGTGATATGGATCGCCACCTTCATGCCCGGCGGCACGTAAATGGCATCAAAGGTTTGGCCATAGCGGGCTTTCACCCAGTCCGCCGTATCCCGCATGCCCCCGGACAAGGCCTTGCCCAACACGGCCTGCCCGGCATCCCCCGTCAGCGTAGAGGTCACCCCGCCATATCCGTTGGTCTGCGTGCTGTTCTGGTTCTGGGCCAGGGCATCACCCGCCGCGCTGCTGGCCCCCAGCGCAAAGAGCGTCGGCAGGTAAGTTGAGGCGTTGGATTTGCGCTCACCGGAAAGGCACGGAATACCGTTTTCATCAGACAACCAGCCAATACTGCCGGCATTCCCGTTGCTTTCGCCCTGGCCTCCACCCTGACTGTCAGCCTGCCCGGCAGGCCTTGGCAGGGTGCGTACGGTACCGTCTGAAAACACAAACGTAATGCTAGTCACTGAGCCGCGCACGCACGACAACGTCCAGTCTCCTGTCGCCGTACCGGATACGACAGCCCCCCTGCACATCCGGCAGATCGATGCCGTTTGCGGTCAGGTTGTCTTTTCCTATCAGCACTTTGAAGGGGTAAGGGTCAGTCACTTTCCCATCGATGGGAACGCGGCCTAGCAGCGCGGTCATCGCCCGACTGCCGATTAAGGTAGAGTTCTCAGGCAGGGTATACACCGGGTCTACGGGCCCTTCGGCGGCTTTATTGCCACTCAGCGTCTGGCCGGTATTCGTTTTGTTGACCAGCTCCGCTTTCTGACGGGTAATGGCGTTGTCGTCCATAAAAGAGGTGGCAAAGGAGAACCCGCTGGCAGTATTGGTGTTTCCCTCTCCCACGGGTTTGCCGCTGGCATCGACGGCTACGCCGTCTTTCGGCTCAATCCACTGAAGCCCGTCGCTGCCCGCCGCGGGGGCGGGAGTGCCACTGCCCTCAAGGCCTAATCCCACAGGAATATCGCTGCCGACCGTGGAGGAATTTCCTGTCACCGTCTCCTGGGTACGGCTGCCTTTATCCTGTAACTGCTGCATGAGGCCGCCTATTTTTGCCGTCAGATCCTGCACCTGGTTCTTCAGTTGGCTCTGCTCCTTGTCAGCCACGGACTGCGCATTGACCACCGCCTGATTAATACGCTCATCGACGTTCTGGTTAGTCTGCTTAAGGTTCTTGTTTTCCTCAGCCAGGCTCTTATTGTCCGCATCGAGCTGATTTTGTCTTTTGGTCACCGTCTTCAGGCTGCCGACCAGCGTTCTCAGGGTATCCTGCGGCGTGTCCCCCTCGATGCCCATGGCCTTCATATCCTCCGGCGTCAGGTCAGGAACGACCGTTCCGGCCGTGGTCTGCGCTTTCTTCTCGCCGCCTGATGAGCAGGATTTGACGCCGATAAACACCGCGCCAAGGATGGCCAGAGGCACCATGAGTTTGACTAAACCATTGGATTTGATTTTCATTGACGGGAACTCCGCGACTTTTTGGCATGAACGGGCGTCACGGCGGGCTCGGCCAGGAAAGCCCCTTCCGGACGGCCTTCAACCACCAGATACAACACCGTGGTATCTTCCGGCGTCCCGGCATTTCCTAACCACCGGTGCTGGAACGTCGCCGACACAAATTGCCCGTCCAGTTCACGGGGATCGAGAATGACTTTTGCCGCCGACGTATTGCGTACCTGCAGAGCCACCACGCTGTAACCATTGAGGGTCCAGGCGGCCATCGGGCTGACCATCACCGGCGCTGAGGGATAAAGGGTCGTGACCCGGGACGGTAATTTCAGGGCGACCGTACTGATGCCCGGCACCGCTTCAACCGTCCGCAGCGGCCCATAAAGGCTTTGCGCGGCATAGCGGGTCAACACCACAGGTAGCGGCGCATTCAGCTTCGCGGGTTTACGTCGTTCTGTTGTCCCCTCCCCCTGAGTGGTTGCCGGCTGCCCGCTGTTGCCGGCACCGCTGACCTGGGTTTTATCGCTGGCAGAGGCTGACGACACCTCACCGTCATAGACCACCTGAACCGGCTCACGGGTTGCTTTCCCCGCCGCCGCGCTGACGTCGAGCAGGATAATTTCGCCGTTTTCCTTGTTCTGCAACTGCAGGCGCGTCACAGGAAACGCGTCGGTGGCATCCAGATAGACCGCCCCTCCACTGCTCTGCACCCGCAGCTTGCCGTTAAGGGAAGGTGGAAAACCCACCCGCACGTTTTTGTCCACGAACACGATCCGCTCCTGTCCCACGTTGAGCGGTATCTGCAGAGGGATCCGTTCCCACTTCATCAGCTCCACGGCATGGGCGGCACCGGCCGTTGCTATCAGTAACCCACCGGCTACCAGGATGTTTAATTTCACTGGAATACCCCCGTTTTCTTCTCCGGTGCCTGGACAGGCATCGCCTCCAGACGCTGCGGCACACCGTCATAGCAGTCCATGGCCAGCCCAAATGGATTACGCTCAGGGTCCCCCTCCCAGCGGATCACCTTTATCGGATAACGCACCATCGCCCGCTTAACCGGTTCGGTGTGGTAATACTCGTCCGCCACCAGATCAAGGCGGGCCACCCATTCATCCTCGGATTTGATCTCCACGCTTTTACTGCTGTAACCGCGTTTGGGGATCTCGTAAACCACACGCACGCGGTCTTTCAGCTCGCCGCTGTTGGTGCGAAATTCGGCATCCTTATTCAAAAAATCCTGGCAGGCAGGCGTCAGGAAAGGACTCATCTGGGCAATCTTTGCCGGATAGTCCACCTCCCCGTCTTTGGGCCAAGCATTGAGCTGCTGGAAAATGTAAAAGGCAAAGCTGTACACCGTTGACGGCGGCACTTCCCACCATTTTTTGGTACTGCCCGACCGCAGATCGGGCGGATTGTGGATGGTCAGGTTACGGGGTGCCAGCATCCAGCCAGTGCTGGTTGTCAGCAGCGCAACAAACAACATGCCGCACACCAGCCGAAGGGTAAAAATATGGTTGTCGCGTGCGCTTACCGCATTGCGAAAACGGCTCATTGAATAACTCCCCGTTTAACCGGGCGCGTACGCCGCAGCGCCCATGCCCGGCTGTGGACGATCAGCCCCCGAAAAAGCCCGGCACGGGCATGCAGCTCCTCCAGCCGACGCCACAGATAGTTGTCTGGTTTTCCGCGTTTGTAATTACTGACCCAGCGCCCGCCGATAAACACCACGATGATGGGCATAATCAGCATGCAAGTCGGGATCGCAATCCAGCCGACTGCGGGGATGAAGACCAGAGGAAGAGAGACCGGGATACCGAGTACAAAACCCACCGCGGCCGCCAGAAGAAATTCTCCGGCGGTAAAGCCTCTCCAGACGACGGGCGGGGTATTCAGACGGTCAGGTAAAAACTCGATCACGGCCATACCGCCTCCTCAGATGATGTCGCTGGATTTGGTGACAAGCCAGATAACGACGACCAGCAAGATGACGCCAATAATCACGAAGGTGCCGAATTCCGTCCAGGTCGCCTTACCCTGACGGACGTGATGGAAGCAGCTGATTGCCGCATTAGCGACAACGATAAAGGCCACAGCCGCAATAATCAGACCGCCCAGCGTCAGACCGTCGCGCAAATAGCCTTTGATGGTGGCATAGGTACCGCTCCCGCCTCCTGATGAAGGCTGCTCAATGGGCGGAAGGTCAGCCAGGGCATTACCGATATAAAAAAGGGTGCTGCCTGCCAGCAGGGAAAATTTGTTACGAAAAAATGTCATTAACTTCATATAATTACCCTTACTTCAGTGGAAAAACAGGAAGAGTGTTACGAGCAGCAGAATCACCAGACGGATGGCCGATTCCGGCAGTTTGCTCATGGGAATGGATTTGTCAGACACGCCGCGATAGGCCGTCACCAGCACCCAGGCAACGAACAGAAACAGCACAGCCCCCAGCAGACCTAAAATCAGCAAATTGAGAGCCGACGGTTCCATGCCGCCGCCAGTGCCGGCACTCCAGCCAGACTGCTGAGCAGAGGTCATAGACATCAGCGATCCTCCTCGCCGCGGTACTGGCCAGTGACTGACATCGGTATCGAAGGCTGAGCGCGGGAAGGTTCCAGATAGCGCGCTATGCCCTGCTTCATCGTGGTGATGTCGCGGGTTGCGCTGAGGTAGTCGAAGTAGAAACGGGCATCCTGACCATTCTGGTTGGCCAGGACGCGAGCCCTGTCCAGTCCGGCCTGAACCTGATCAAGCTGACGCATCACCAGGGCCAGTTCATCTTTTTCGGAAGCCTGCGTCGGGAACGAGCTGAAGCTGCACATAGCCAGCAGCAGTACGCAGAGTCCTGGGGTTGGGCGCATGACGCTCTCCTGTGTGTTTAAGGTTGCGGGGAAAGACTGACGCAACCGAACAGGGAGAGCAGCAGGAAAGTGTTTATGGCAGGGTAAAAATTAAAATGAAAAAGTCTGATTCCAGGATGAATGTGGTTATACCAAGACTTCGGGAATATATGTTTTTCAACCAGGTTTGATAATGCAACCCATGAGAATCAATGCGGTTCTCAAGTACACTTTAGACGACCAAAAGCATTGGGTAAGCATCAATTATTGTTCCCTGCTTCCTTTATTAGCTCAAAGCCAACCCCGGCTATTTCTTCGTGCTGCTTTTAGAACAGGGTGTGAAGCGGACATTCTGCCCCCTTATTAAACTTGCCAGCAGTGCGTCGACAGATTGCTTAAGAACAATACGTTTCAATAAATGCGGAGAACTAGAAGGGCATGCTCAAATAAAGTCCCTGCGGTGATTCGTTTTTAGAAACCGACTAGCCCTCACCCCTTTATGTTTATAGCTGGCTTTGGTTCCTAGAATTCATCAGCGGTATTTTGGTAGTAAGGTTCTTTTAGAACGAGGTCTTTGTTGTGCCAGCGCTCTTAGAACTGCCGAAACGGCGAAGAAAGTTGGCCTTATGTTAAATCCCATCACCTAGCAACAAACCCATCATGATGATTTAAAACAACAAATAAATTAAAACCTTTTGTATAAGTAATAATTTCCCTCATAACTGGGCACGTTGACGGCCTCCGCAATTCAGGCATAGCATGCAAACACTGTATGTAAAAACATATATATATATACAGCATCAGTGGTATGGCAGAGCACTAAATATAGCGAACCTGATGTTAGTTAGTGAGCCATAAAACGCATACCACACTTCCCGTAAGTAAAAAATATAATGATTGAAAGAGGAAAAGACTATGCCTGGATTCAGTTATAACGGTGACGGTAAGGTTCCCACGGGCTATTTTAATGGGCCTCCGGTGACCTATGATTCTGACGGCTCTGTGCGTGTAAATCTATCTCATGTTGATGAGGGCAGTACGAATACAGGAACTGGCAATGCAGGCGGGCATGATACCGGCAGCGCTTCGGGGTCATCCGGTTCTGTAGGCAGTAATTGGGCTGGCTCTGGACCAGTTAATACGTCGTTGATTAACGCCACCATTTCAGAAAGCCTGAGTAACTTACTCGTCGCAGTAACGTCTACCGCATCTTATCGAATATTGCGCGCGGCTTTTGATGCTTTAGCTCTTGTTCAACAGCCTGTTGCACGTGACCAGATTGTTCAGGCCTGGCAGCGCGCCCATGACCTGATGCCGGATAAAGTGACAGAAAGTTATGAAACCGGCGGAAGCAATGGTCATACAGCAACCCGAACAACCGATAATGCCGCTAAAAAAACGATGGCCCAGGCCGTTACTCAGGTTCTGAGCGATCTTCAGAGTGCAATATCTCAGCATCAGAAAGCAGGCGCTGCAGCCTCGGAGGCGGCAGCATCTGCAGCTGCGGAAGCTGAAAAACAAAGACAGGCGGCGATTGCCGCTGCAGGCATTGCGGGGCTGAATCAGTCGGTTTCTCAGTCTCAGGCGAATCTGAATACTGCGACCGCAGAGCAGTCGCGTTTGCAGCAGGCAGCGAATGTCGCTGCGCAAAACGCGGTGAATCTTCGACAGGCCGCTCAGTCAGCCGAGTCCGCTGCGCAACAGGCGGCGTTACGTGCTAACCAGCTGAATGCACAGGCCGCCAAGCTCACTAAAAGGAACGGTGACTATGGTCACTGGGAAGCACGTGATGTTGGTGGGAAAAATGATCGAACTGTCAGCATTTTTGTCACTGAACTCACCGGTAGCACGTTGAATGCGGCGCGGACGAACGCAACAAACACTCGTAACTCTGCCAATCAGCAGGCTGGCCAGGCCAGTGCGGCAGAGCAGGCCAGTGCGGCGGCGGCGGTGGCCGCACGTGATGCAGAAACCCGTCGACAGGCTGCGCAGGCTGCGTTGACAGCTTCACAGCAGGCTGCGTCACGCGCTGCGGAAGCTGAGCGGCAACGTAAGGCCGCAGAGGCCGCCGCGGCAGCGGCAGCAACCGCCGCCCGAGCAGCAGAGGCTGAACGACAACGTCAGGCGGCAGAAGCCGCCGCAGCGAAACTCGCGCAGGCTATGCAGGCACGCCAGGTTGCAGCTGACTCGCTGAGAACAATCAGTATTCAGTCTGTCCGTGGGATCCCTGTGAGTGCTTCTATGACCGGTACACCCATTAGCTGGGCTGTAGCATCCGAGGGCGGCATTGTGCTGGGTGAGGATGTCGTCGGCGCTGCCTGGGGCAGAATCAGCGCAGCCCTCGCCGAATTGCGCGGTATTGCCACGGCAAGTCTGGCTGGCCCGGTAGCCGTGACGATTGTGGGGCTGCTGTATTCAAGCAAAGTAGGTGTGGGCAGTGATGTGGTACCGGGACGGGATATCAGTACGTTGATCTCCGGAGACGTCTTGTCTTTGCCCGATTCTGCGGTATTAAATCATGCGGCTGATACGAACGTGGGTATTTCTATGCCCGTTCGCGGTCAAATGGTTATGCGTGAAAATGGTACGTTAGAAGCGCAACTGGTACGTACCGGTATTGCCGGCAGCGTTCCGGTCGTAAGAGCTGTAAAGGATAATAAAACCGGTTACTGGAGTTATACGCTGCCGACAATGGCGGGTGTGCCGGCACAGACCATTCTGGTGAGTCCTGCAGATGCGCCTGGTGTAAACACGCCTCTGACGATGAGCGGTCCGGTTCCATTGCCTGAAAACATTGTGCATACAGGAAACCCAGTCTCCGCGCCACAGGGCGTGACGGTCACCACGACGCCGGTGGCAGACGATCTGGATTTTAGAGACGTCATTCTGATTTTTCCGGCAGAGTCCGGGCTGAAACCGCTGTACGTGATGTTGCGCAGCCCCCGGAATATGCCCGGTACCGTCAGTGGTAAAGGCCAGCCCGTTGGGGATAACTGGCTTGGGAACGCCGGTGTGGGTGATGGTGCGCCGCTCCCGAGTCAGATCGCCGACAAATTACGCGGAAGGACGTTCAGGAATTTTGACGCGTTCCGTCAGGCATTTTGGTCGGAAGTGGGAAAAGATCCAATTCTAAATAAACAGTTCAAAGCGGGTAACTTAGGGAATATGCAAGCGGGTAAAGCACCTGTGCCGCGAGAAGTGGAACAAGTTGGTGGGCGTGTAAAATATGAGTTGCATCATATAGAACAGATTAAAAACAGTGGTTCGGTTTACGATATCGATAATCTACGAGTAACAACACCAAAGCGTCATATTGAAATACATAAAGAGGGTAAGTAAATGGAGAACAAAACAATTTCGGACTATACCGAGTCTGAGTTCTTAGAGTTCGTTAAGCAATTTTTTAACGTACAAAGCACGACGGAACAAGAAGATACAAAAAAAATTCTTGAATTCAAACGCTTGACCGAACACCCATCGGGTTCTGATCTTATTTATTATCCCAATGATGACAGGGAAGACAGTCCTGAAGGAGTTGTAAAAGAAGTTAAAGAATGGCGAGCTGCTAACGGTAAACCTGGCTTCAAATCGTAATAGCAAAGTCGATACGGCCCTCATATGGGGGTCGTATCGATGATTAGCAGATATTCGGAAATAGCCCTACGCTTACATGGATTAGCTCAGACTTGAACTGACAGATTTCGTAGGTAGAACATCATCAAATCTGACAGTCCGGTTTGAGCGAGGAGCTGACATTGGCTTTTCATGTCTGTAAGAGATACCCACCGGCTGGTGGCTTTTTTAGCGTGTCATCGTCAAACTTATACCGCACCCGCCACTGGTGTTCCCTGATGGAAAGCCAACTCCCATTGCCCCCTGTCAGAATACACCCAGCAAGAAGAACGTAGGGATGCTCGGCTGCCGTCCGAATTAAACGTCTTGTAGTGCAGAATGGCGCAGCACTCCCCTATGCTGAGCAGCCGGAAATCACTGCTAAGAATGATCGTTGGACTTAATTCGTCAGCCAGAGATGCTATCGTCTCCGTGCGGTCAACTATTACACCTGACCGTGTAATTTCCCGAAATTCGGGATGCAATATCTGTTCAAGCCATTTCCGATCATTCCGCCGGACACCGTGAAGACTGCATTCAAGTGCTTTCAGCTTTTCCAAGAGCATTTTTCTCACCCTAATTGAACCCTGCAATTGAATGAATTTATCATAATAGCTAAGGCTAATCTTTAATGCCCCCGAGAGGTAACCTCCGCTTTTGGCATAGGAGTACCAAAGGGCATCTATGAGCAAGAAGTAGACGTTTTGCATAAATTGGTTTTCTGAAGAGCCACAAGCCATTCATTTTCATAATTAACACATATCAAAACGCATTAAAGCAATGTATATATAGGGGTCTTCCCCGATCATGGTGGGAGACTCAGAACGCCATATTCAGTTTCCCATAGTGGAACATTACACCCAGCTTGAACCGTTCTTTATTCCTGAAGCCTCGTGATTTGATCCTCAGCAGCCGTATTTTACTGTTCAGAGACTCCGCATTGCCGTTCGATACCCGGTTTTTCATTGCATTCAGGATGCCGTAAAGGCGCTTTGCCACCATGCGGGCAACGCTGGCCATGAGCGGTATGCCGGTGTCTTTGGCCATCGCCATCCATTCCTGCCACAGCTTACGGCTATGATCGTCATACCTGCGGTGCCAAAGATCCCGAGCAAGCTCTTTCATTGCCCAGCACTGGCTCGTTTGGGGTAACACCAGACGGGCAACTTCTAACCTCTCAGCCCGGCGCCCGAGGCGGTTTTGTTTGCTGTAAAACCACAGGTAGCGTGAGCGGTGGGCATCTTTCCTTTCTGACGACGGGATCTGTTTCATCTCAGCCTGGCGGGTTTTATCAACGACGGCGCACAACATTTTTGCCACATGGAAGTGATCGAAGGCGATTTTATCGACGGCATTTGGGAGATGGATGCGGGCTGCACTGATATAGGCCATGTTCATGTCCATAGACAGCGTTTTTATCTCATCAAGCTGGTGATCTCTCAGACTACGCAGATAACTGGCAAGACTTTCTACACCGCGATCATCGGTCAGTTGCAAAGCCCGTCCTTGCCTGTCAGAGATTACGGTGACGTACTGATGTCCTTTTTTGAACCCAACTTCATCTACGCAGAGGTGACGCGCCGATAAGGGTTGTTTTATCCGGGCTAATCCTCGTCTGACTGCGCGCATCATAATGCCGTCCACGGCATTCCAACTGAGTTTAAGTTGCTTTCTGACAGCATCCACGGTGCTGACTTTCAGCCATGAGAGAACAAAGGCCTCGAACAGCAAAGTGTAGCGGCTGCCTGGCCCTGCCCAGGGAATCGGCAGTGTCTGGCAACCGTGCTCTGGGCAGTCAACGCGGGGGACATCAGCCTCAACCAGCGTGGTGAACTGACAGGTGTCAAGGTGACGCCATTTACGCCGCCGGTGATCATGTATGGAGCAGGATTTACCGCAGGTTGGGCAGGTTAGTTGTGCGTGCCCAGCAATGCCGACAATGACCGTCACAGAACCGGATTTTTCATCAAGGGAAAGGGACTGAACCTGCCACGGTGCGGACAGGTTAAGGATATGAGCATAGAGGGATTTTTCGTCCATGAAAGT harbors:
- a CDS encoding conjugative transfer ATPase → MFSLFRRQPDTSDEQLTGNGPFAVEGHEPFSREGRFTHSDEARAYGLQPSIIDYMPWGEYLPEGRCLLLDDGVSVGAVFEVIPVGTEGRPAERLEEIRDVVEDALQDSLPELDGNQWVVQFYCQDETDVTAYMDKLRGYVKPWAQGTPFTRAWLAETERHMQSISVEKGLFEDKIVTGAPWRGQTRRTRMVIYRYVEKNARDPLPPAVLLNQVCDRLTSALAGAGIRCERQNGEQIHSWLLRWFNPSPQWVAPEVLYRAARHDDGESDSLPILNDFSETLWFTRPRSDAERGVWWFDNVAHKAVPVERLRRAPQTGHLTGEVRRGENINTLMDLMPEGTMIAMTLIVQPQDVLEEEFSRLGRNAMGENIESTRAREDAKKAREYLGDQHKLYRSALTFLLRAPDLNSLDKRYLDISAKLLNAGLQPVNPEHDVAPLNGYLRAMPMCFNPSVDKNHWYSRLTFVQHFACLLPVFGRDTGTGNPGFSFFNRGGAPLTFDPMNKDDRTQNAHLLLFGPTGSGKSATLCASLSQLMAVHRSRLFLLEAGNSFGLFADYCESLGLTVNKISVKPGKGVSLAPFTDAHLLLQASPDELVIDESALPELDAGTGDEEDDEKRDILGEMEIAARLMVTGGEAAEEARMTRADRGMLREAILAAARTSFNENRQMLPEDLMHALENIARDNSKDADGRERRTASRRARAEEMSEALRMFTEGFEGELFNRPGTPWPEADVTLIDLGTLAREGYEAQMAVAVIALVNTVNNIAERDQYLDREINMVIDEAHIVTTNPLLSPYMTKVVKMWRKLGAWLWLATQNLADYPDTAEKMLNMAEWWLCLTMPPDEVEQISRFKKLTIEQKAMLLSATKLPRCYTEGVVLAKRVEALFRAVPPSLYLALGMTEKEEKAERRALMNEYHCTELEAAFHVARKLDKARGILTDARAV
- a CDS encoding TIGR03751 family conjugal transfer lipoprotein, producing the protein MKKRRTLLMYAGVLMLLSGCSTSKDTMLPPGDSTMLELWNDGASTTHATGEGRTTLRRSLNDSERTVSTQVAESYSRTQENEIQQTFPRLPNPDMVMYVYPHIAEGNAPVPGYSTVFPFYSQIQYALPGERTGEL
- a CDS encoding TIGR03749 family integrating conjugative element protein, with protein sequence MKWERIPLQIPLNVGQERIVFVDKNVRVGFPPSLNGKLRVQSSGGAVYLDATDAFPVTRLQLQNKENGEIILLDVSAAAGKATREPVQVVYDGEVSSASASDKTQVSGAGNSGQPATTQGEGTTERRKPAKLNAPLPVVLTRYAAQSLYGPLRTVEAVPGISTVALKLPSRVTTLYPSAPVMVSPMAAWTLNGYSVVALQVRNTSAAKVILDPRELDGQFVSATFQHRWLGNAGTPEDTTVLYLVVEGRPEGAFLAEPAVTPVHAKKSRSSRQ
- a CDS encoding PFL_4703 family integrating conjugative element protein, with amino-acid sequence MSRFRNAVSARDNHIFTLRLVCGMLFVALLTTSTGWMLAPRNLTIHNPPDLRSGSTKKWWEVPPSTVYSFAFYIFQQLNAWPKDGEVDYPAKIAQMSPFLTPACQDFLNKDAEFRTNSGELKDRVRVVYEIPKRGYSSKSVEIKSEDEWVARLDLVADEYYHTEPVKRAMVRYPIKVIRWEGDPERNPFGLAMDCYDGVPQRLEAMPVQAPEKKTGVFQ
- a CDS encoding TIGR03750 family conjugal transfer protein — translated: MAVIEFLPDRLNTPPVVWRGFTAGEFLLAAAVGFVLGIPVSLPLVFIPAVGWIAIPTCMLIMPIIVVFIGGRWVSNYKRGKPDNYLWRRLEELHARAGLFRGLIVHSRAWALRRTRPVKRGVIQ
- a CDS encoding TIGR03745 family integrating conjugative element membrane protein, whose protein sequence is MKLMTFFRNKFSLLAGSTLFYIGNALADLPPIEQPSSGGGSGTYATIKGYLRDGLTLGGLIIAAVAFIVVANAAISCFHHVRQGKATWTEFGTFVIIGVILLVVVIWLVTKSSDII
- a CDS encoding TIGR03758 family integrating conjugative element protein, which gives rise to MSMTSAQQSGWSAGTGGGMEPSALNLLILGLLGAVLFLFVAWVLVTAYRGVSDKSIPMSKLPESAIRLVILLLVTLFLFFH
- a CDS encoding RAQPRD family integrative conjugative element protein; this encodes MRPTPGLCVLLLAMCSFSSFPTQASEKDELALVMRQLDQVQAGLDRARVLANQNGQDARFYFDYLSATRDITTMKQGIARYLEPSRAQPSIPMSVTGQYRGEEDR